Sequence from the Pyrobaculum neutrophilum V24Sta genome:
CCGGTGGTAAAGCCTATCTTCCTCTGCCCCACGAGGCCCTCCATTAGGTACCTCCCCACGAGCTTGACAACCCCGCTGTGGCGGCTTGTGTCGTGGACGACAAGCCAAACCCCGTCCACGTAGAGGGCCGAGGTGTGCATAGCCAGCTCGGGCTCGACATGCCAAACCGTGTATTTGGCGAACTCCCTCGCGAGGTCGACGGCGACGTCCAGCGGAACCTCGACGCCTTTCTTAAACTTAACGAGGGGCGCCACGCCGCAGTCCTCCGTATATGTAGAAACCGCGGCTGCTCTCCCCCTCGACACCTCGGCCCAGATCCTCCTACCCTCTATTTTTAGGCCGGCTTGGGATAGGTCGTCTATGTACCCCTCCGAGTATAAGTAGCCGTAGGCTAGAGCCTCCAGATCGACCGGAGCCGTTATGAATACGGCTGACCTCTCGCCGTTTACGTAGACCTCGACCTCAGCATCTACAGCTATCTTGATTCCCCCTACTTCTTTATACATGGCGTAACCACGAGGCCGCACCTCCTGCAGTGCCCGGCGAAAACTCCGTTCACAGCGACTCCCCGGTGGATCTCGTCTAGCTCCATGCCGTATTTCGCGGCTATTGCGGCGACAAGACTGCTTTTAACCCCCCGGAGGAGAGCCGCCACGGCCAGCTCCAGCCACGTGCCGGGATGCGTATCTGCAAGCGACGCAAAAAAGCCGCAGATCTCATCTCTGTCAAACTGGCCGAACTCCCTCTTGACTGCCTCAGCCAAAACGTCGTCGCAACCGAAGGCCCGGTAGTAGGCTAGGTAGGCACCCGCGTTGGCCTCGCATCTGCCTGCTCCACAGCGGAGAGCCCCGTCTCTGTTCAATTTCTCAACGGCGTAGTAGACGGTTGAGTTTGAAAACGGGGAGAGGGAGGCGAGGCGGTAGACGGAAAAGGACCCCAACTCCAGAGCCCTCCTCAAAACCCATCTGACAGACACGCACAATTATAATTATGTACAATATAAATTTTCACCCGAAGCCCGAGCCTGCGCCTGCCGCCTCCTCCCCCGTAGGCACTGTGGCGTTGGTGGGGGTGAAGGTTGGCAGTGTTACGTTTGCCGTGAAGTTAAGCGTCTGGGCGTGGCTTGGGTAGAGGTAGGGCGTTAGGAGGATCAGCCCAGCCGCGGACACGGCGGCGAGGGCCAGCACCCCGATGAGGAGGTAGGCGGCAAGGCTAGGCCTAGTCGCCATCTCTATCGCCCCCCTTGGGCATGTATAGGTGCAGAGGCCGCAACCGGTGCAACGTGAGTAGAGGACGCGGGGAGGCTTCAGAGCGCCGGTGGGGCATGTTCTTACACAGAGGTTGCATTTTGCGCACCTCCGCCCGTCTATCGCCGCGACTCTCCTAGTTAGCTTCATAGCGAGAGGGCTCGGGCCAGCCCCTCTCTGTGGGCCACCGAGAGGTGGGCCAGGTAGCGCTGCACGTCGAGATCTCCCGTTAGTATGAACTCCTCGACGGGGGTCGGCTTGGGCTCCCTGAGGTAGATCCACTCGCCGCATCCCCTCAGCGTGAGGAAGTCGATGTAGTTGTCCACAACGACGAAGTCCCCCTCCACACAGCCGCCTAGTCTTGGGAACTCGATTTTCACATCAGCCTCAACCCCCCGTAGCTTGAGGAAGGCCAGTTGCGCCGCTTGATACATCGCCCTTTCCCGGCCTTTTACCAGGTCGGGGTCGTAGTAGCACCTAACCTCGAACCTCTTGGTAAGGCCGTGCAACTGTCTAATGAGGCCCTCCCCCCTCGCGTAGAAGGCGTCGGAGAAGCCCGTCTTCTCGAGCAGTTGCCTCTTTGAGAGGCGGCCGTAGGCATGGGAGATGAGGAGGGGGCAGTGGGCCAGTGGGAGGGAGAGGGTTTTGCCCCTCCCCCTCAGGAGGTTTATCAAAAAGGGGTGGGTTTCGGGGACGGAGTATATGTATATCACGGAAGCTCGCGGAGGTCCGGCACCTTCGGAGGCCAGTAGTAGGCAGACTTGGCGGGCTTGGGGCCTATGCCCAGGCCCCACAGGAAGGTGCGCCTCATCCTGACCAAGTCGGGCCTCGCGCAACCGGGCGCGCCGGGCTTGGGGCACAGCACCTCTCCCCTGATTATGCCGAGTATACGTGGGAACTCCAGCCTCAGCCCGCCCCACCTCTGGGACCACAGGCTGTATATGCCCTGGGCCAGCTTGCCTCTGCTGCCGTGTGTCAGTAGTTTGTAGAAGAAGTCGAAGGCGGCCTTCGCGGCCTCGAAGTCGAACTCCATAGAGCCGTACTCCTTGGGATCCGCCTTCTCTATCTTGACCTTGAAGTGCCAGAGGTTAGTCCAGGCGATTGGGTCATTGGTCTGCGGGAGTACGAAGTCGTAGGTGGTGCCGGTCTCCTTCCACCAGACGTACTTGGCGAGGTCCCAATAGGGCATGCCCCTCTCCTTGTACAGCTTCGTAATCGCGATCTTGCCGAGCTCCTCCTCAGTGAGGGGCGCGGGGTCGGCGACCTTAGTCCACTTGAGGCGTTTCCAGTTGAAGTCCCCCGCCCGTATCTTATCCACGAGGCCTGCGCCGTCTACCTTGATGTCGACGGTCTGGAAGACCGCGGAGGTTGGGTAGGAGCCGGCGACCTCCAACACTCTGCTGTGGTTCCACCAAGCCGGCCTCCACCTATATGCGCCGTGTAGAAGCACCACGACGCCCTCCCTCACCCTGGGAGTGACCCACACCTTCGTCACCATGCTCGAGACCTCAAGGTCATTCAACGCCTGGATTAAGAACCTCACCCTCACCGCGTCGCCGGTCTTGAGGCCCAGCAGCTGGGCGTCTATGGGGTTCATCCAGAGGTAGAGCGAGGGCCACAGCTCGAAGGAGTACCACATCTGCTGCACGCGGGAGTTCTCGCCTTGGTACAGGAAGCGGGAGTTGGCGACGAAGTCGAACTCGCCCTTCCTCGGGTCGACGCCGGTGGTTAAGCCGGGGATCCTCGCCCAGAAGTCGTGAATCGGTATGACGAAGTGTAGCTTCGCGTTTATCAGCTTCTGTACCGTCCCCAAGTCACCTGCAATGGCCTTCTTTAGGTCCGCCTCCAATGGGATAATGGGTATAGACACCTCTCTCAGCTCCTGCTCGGCCATGGCCGGGTTGTACCACTCAAGCTTCAGAGTGTGGGTGACTGTGCCGAGGACGTTGAACCCGAGGTATATCTCGCCGTCGATTTCTACGCCGGCGATGCCCCCCGCCTTGTCGTAGGCCAGCTTCGTGATGGGGTCTACCCTAGCCACCTGCTCCCTCGGCACCTTCTTTAGGTAGGTCTTCTCGGCGTATACGTTAGTGTCGTGTATGACGAACTGGTACAGCTCCAGCGCCTCCACGGGCTCCAGGCCTTTGTCCTTTGAGAACTTGACGACGGTGGGCGAGTAGGCGTATACAGCCCAGTTGTACATATCCCACATCGTCGGCACCACCTGCTTCCTAATGTCGTTTACGAACTGCTCGTAGGTGATCTTCCCGTCGTAGAGGTCCCTAATCAGCTTCTCGGGCAACTGCTCGGGCGGAATGCCGAGCTGCGCCGCGTAGCGCTTGCCTCTGTTGACATCGATTAGGAAGGCCAGCCTGTCGGCGAGGCTGGGTATCTTCACCTTGGCCCCCAGGTAGTCCACCTCCTTATCCCTTAGCAGATCCTCCACTGGCTTCCCGTTTTTCTTAGCCATAAGCACAGTCTTCGCTATGGTTCTCCAGGCCAGCTCCAGATACCACTCCTCCGGCGAGATGACGTCGCCAAGGCCTATCTGCTGGTGGGCCTCAAGCGCAGATCTGTGCGGGTCCTTCGGCCTCCAGCCCATCCTCATCAAGAATATGACGTAGGAGGGCCACCGCACGCTGAACCACCTATCTGGCGCATATATGCCGGGGGCGGCCGGCTGGGGGTCGTGGCGCTCGAACCAGTGCCCCTCAGATATGCAGAGGTCTGAGAAGTAGCAGGTCTCGTTCCAGAACTGGGTCATGTGTACCTTCAGCTCCACCTTTTCTGGGTTTGCGAAGAACCTCACCCACTGGGCGCCGGCTTGATATGTGGCTGGCGGATTCACCACACGGGAAATCCATACATACACTCTGTCGGGCACCGCGAAGCCGAGGCTTCTCCAGTACTCCTGCCACTCGGGGTCGTACATCCTGAAGGGTATGGTGTTGGTGGGGTCGTAGGACCCGAAGGCGCTCTCCTCTGGCGCTATCATGTTTATGTTCCAGACGGCGGGTCCGTCTAGCTTCCTCTTCAGCACCTGGGCCGCGAGGGTGCCCTGCCACCAGTAGTACACGAAGTCGGTGTTGTGCCACGAGGCCGCGCCGGTGCCTCCCACAGTGCCGACGGCGCCTGTCAGCGCTATTAGTAAGAAGAACATCCTCGCCAGCATCCACCCGCCGTAGGTCTGGCCGGGGCCGCGCCACTGGTTTATAGACAGCGCCTTGCCCGCCGCGGCGACTTCTTTAGCTATGGCGCGTATCAAGGCGGCGGCGTTTCTGACCTCCTCCTCACTCAACGGGTCGGGCGGCGGCGTCTTGGCGTTTAGCCTCGTGACCCACGCGGCGTATTCGGGGGTGAAGTTCGCGAAGTACTCCCTTAGGAACTTCTGGAAGTAGTCCCACGCCTTGGCGTAGTCCTTTATGTAAACCACGCCGTCTTCCGTCACGCCGTATATGTCGTCGGGCGGGAGCGTCTTTATGTAGCCCATGTTGTAGAGGTGTTGCAGCAGCTTCCTATCCCTCAGGAACCAGTCCCAGTTCCACCACCTCCTGACGAACTCCCAATCCACCGCGTTTAGCTCGTTGATGAGGACGTTTGCCACAGCCGCCCACAGCCACGCCTCGGTGCCAGGCCACGGAGTCACCCAGTAGTCGGCTAGAAGCTCCGTGTGGAAGTACTTCTCCCTCACCGAGATGATCTTAGTCCCCTTTAACCTCGCCACCGCCAGCCTAGGGCCGTGGGACATTAGGAAGTGAGCAGCGTCTCCCAGGTGGCCCATGCCGTGATTGACCACCACCTTCGCCCTGTAGTAATCCGGCGAGTTGCGGTCCATGGCGATCCAGAGGTTGTTGCCTAGGCGGGCTCCAGCCGAACACAGGTTGGTGTGGCTACCGAAGGCGTGTTGTTGCTCCCAGTCTTTAACCCAGGGGTGGTGGGTGAAGTAGCCGGTCTGTAGAGGTCTGCCCTCGTGCCAGTGCAACCTCGTCGAGCCTATGGGGTTGCCCTCGACGAAGTACTCGTAGAAGGCTTTTGCGTAGTAGTCAGATACGATTTCGAGAGACTCGTCGTAGGTCACCCTAACGAAGTTGTCGTCGCCCCTGGCGCCCACCCTCTTGCCCGTCTTGGGGTCTATCTTGCTTAGTATATACACTATCCTGTCTGGGTGGGCCGCCGCGGCGGCGGCGCTCTGGCCGCGCACGCAGAGCCCCCAGTTGCTCTTGTTGAGCGGGTTGACCATTACCTTCCGCGCCAGTCTCGTGTCTTTGTCTATCCACACCACGAAGTGGCAACTCACCTCGCACCCGCCGCAGACTCCGCCGGTGGCTATGAAGTACCTCCTCTCCCTGGGCTTAGGCCACGCCTTAGCGTCGTACTCCCGCCAGTCTATCCAGTTCTCCCACCACTTCAGAGATATGGTCTTCAGCCCGTCGGGGGTGCTCACCTCGAAGGAGCCGCCCACCTCCTTCACCCCGCCAGTGGGCGGGACGCGGTATAGGGTTGGGTACCCCTTGAACTTGCCGGTGGCGCCGCTCCACCAGTTCTGGTCCTGCTCCACCTCGCTGTAGAGCTGAGCTTTTACAAAGGCGCCGGCGGCGATCCCCACCGCCATCGCCGCGGCGCTCGCCTTTAGGAAGTCTCTCCTAGAGAGGACCGCCTCCGTCATGGCCCACCCCTCTTCTTCACCTCTTCCACATACGCCTTGTGGTGCGCCATCCACCACTCAATCGGCACATAGCCTTTCGCCAACAACTGCGACTTCAGCATCGGCCAGTTGGTGGGGAAGATCGACATGATGAAGTGTATGGGGAGTGCGACGTAGAAGATGAACGCGCCGAATATGTGCAACAGCGACATGAAGCCCCTCCACCAAGGCGGTAGGATCTGCATATAGAACCACTTCTCCACCACCAGGAACAGCCCGGATACGCCCAGGAGGAGTAGCCCCAAGATGACGCCCCACACCCACATAACTTGGAACGGGTGGTAGAACGGCGTGGGCGGATACTCCTTTCTACGGCCTAGCCTGTACTCGGCGACTTCCTTAAACACGCGGAGCGCCTCGCCGAACTTCGTGATTTCCCTAAGCCCAGCCCTCTTGTCTGAGGCGGCCAGGACAATCAACACTCCTATGAGCATCAGTATTGGCCCAACCCAGTCGTGGAGTATGCTTATCAGCTGGCTGGAGGTGTGCGGCGCCGGCAGGCCTAGCGCCGCCCCAAGCCCCTCGAATATGTTGACCTCGCCGAATTTGAAGAACATGGGGAGGCCCGTTATGAAGCTGATGGTCATGCCCACGAGTAGGAACAAATGCGCAATCTGCGTAGCGGGCTTAAACCTAAGGACGTATTCCTTGCCCCCCTCGGTCTTTATCAACGGCCTCATAGCCCTAGTGCGCCGGCTTTATTAGCCCTGTCCATACCGCGCCCGCGCCGGCGATTACCAACAGCGCAATGGCCGCGTATACCAACGCCTGGCGGGTATCCCTAACTGCGTTGCTCAGCTCCGCAGTTGAGGGGTCCTTCGTCGGTCTGTACTGCTTCCAGAGCCCCAGCGCGTTTGGCTCAGGAGACCACTCGGGGTGTGCGCCGGGCTGCAGCGCAGGGTCTGCGTTTGGGTTCCAGGTGCTGAGGTCGACGACGGTGTCGACAAGAGCTCTGTTGCTGGCCTCGGCTGTGACCACTTTCTTAAACGCGCCGGCGTCTGTGTTTATGGGCCTCTCTGCTCCAAACGGCGCGAAGAAGAGCCTCGGCTTCACCACCTCCGCCACCTTGCCCACTGGCTTAATCCTCCCCTCTCTGTAGAGCTTCCCAATGAGGGAGTTGGGGTCTTCGATGTCTCCAAATATGCGGGCTCCCGTGGGACACGCCGCGACGCAGGCGGGGAGGAGGCCAGAGTAGACAAGGTGCTCGCAGAAGGTGCACTTATCCGCCTTGTTCGTACGGGGGTCTATATAGACGGCGTTGTAGGGACACGCCCTGGTGCACGCCCTACAGCCGATGCAGAGGTCCTTGTCCAGCTGGACTATGCCCGTCTCCGGGTTGTGTCTAAGAGCGCCGGTGGGGCACGAGTTGACGCAGGGTGCGTTTTCACAGTGGTTACACTGGGGCAGATGGAGTATGTAGCCAACGACGTTTGGATACTCGCCGGCGTAGTGCTCCGTTATAAACAGCCTCCATTTCCCAAGCGGTACGTCGAACTCCTGCTTACACGCCGCGACACACGCCCAGCATAGCATACAGAGGTCCTCAATCGTGGCCATCGCGAGTTTAGGCATATTCCCTTTACTGCCAAGGTCTTATATTGCAAATTTCCCAAGTCCGGTGTAGCATGGTATATAAACTAAAGATAGAAGTTTGTGGATGAGTCTCGATGAAAAGATGCAGTATGTACAGGGCTACGGTGTGCTTGTGGCGGTGAGGCAGCTGGCTAGGCTTCTCTCCGCCCCGGCTAAGGCGGGGTTCTACATCTCGGTGCCCGACGTTTTAGAGATCGCCGAGTCTCTCGGCGTGCCGGCCATGCCCCGCAACGAGCGGCAGTGGTTTTTCGAGGAGGTCATGAAGGCGGCTCTCGACATGGAGAAGCTAGACGCGTTTCTAAACGAGCTGAGCAAGCTCATAGACGAGAGGGCGAGGGAGGTGGCCACCTACGTAAACAAGTATCCAAGAGCCGGCGAGTACCTCAGGTGGAGTCTTGAGAGGGCTGAGGAGCTGAAGAAGAGGATTAGGGAGACCGCCAGGATCTACCAAGGCTTTCTAAGGCTAAAGAAAGAATACGGCGAGCCTGGCTAGGGAGGGGAGCTCCGGCTTCATATACCGCGCCGCGCCGGGGATTCCGGCTTGGCCAACCGCGTTTTTCAGCCTCTCGTAGAACTCCAGCACCTCCTCCCTCCTCGCGGCGCCCCATCTCAAGAGGAGATATGCCTCTACCGCGTGGTAAAACAGCGTCAGCTTGTCCATCGGGTCTATCCTAGAGGCTACAGAGGCGAGCGCCTTCGGCTCCGCCCCCTCGGCCAGTAGCTTCAACAACGTCTTCAGCTCCGGCCTGATGTCTAGTTTCTCCAGCTCGCCTCTGACGTCTAAGCCAGCGGCTAGGCCGGCCAGCGCCGCGATTACGTCCGCCCCCGCCTTCCTGGCGTACTCCCTAACTGCGGCGGCCTTCTTCGACGTTAGGAAGAACAAAGCCGCGGTTTGGAAGCCCCTGTATCTCCTCAGCATTTCCCGCGCCGCCTTGAACTCCCCAAGCATGATGTAGGCCCAGCCCAGGTTTAGCTTCACCACGTCTTCAAAGCTCCTCTCCAGGCGGAGAGCCGCGTGCTCATCCTCAAGGAGGCGCTTCACCTCCCTCCAGTTGCCCAGCAGAGCCTCTCTATAGGCGAGGAGGAGGTGGAGGACTCTCTTTGCCCTTATCCAGTCTTCGCCCTCCAGCTTGAAGAGCAGATCCTCAACTATCGAGAGGACGGACTCCGCCTCTCTGTACTTCCCCCGGCCCAGGAGGAGGGCTCCCAGGTTGTAGAGGGCGCTGTAGGCCTCCTCCGCCGGCGCGAGTGCGGCGGCCCTCCTGGCGAGGTATACGACGTCGGCAGTGGTGAACTCTAAATACCGCATAGCCTCGCTTAGGGCTAGAATCGCCTTCGCCTCGCCCCTCCTCCCCCCGGCCCTGCTTTCCAGAAAGTAGATAGCTAAGTCGGCGGCCACCTGCGGCGGAGCTTGGAAGAGGGCGTCGACGTATTTTGCGCTGTCTTCCAAGTATTTATTGACCCCCAGCCTCCAGAGCAACGCCTCGTAGTAGAGCCGGCGGACTGGGTCTTTTACTATCTTCAGCGCCTCCTCTAGAAGCCCCTTGGCCAGCTCCGGGTCGTACTTCACGGCAAAAAACTGAAGCCACGGCAACCTAAGCACATATGTGTCACCCCGCCTCTCGAACCACGCCCCCGGCCTAATGCCGAGTTGCCCCAGCTCCTCCTCCGAGAGGTAGCCGAGGACTGCGCCCTTTAGAAAGTCCGGCCCGAAGGACTCCACAGCTTCTAAGAACCACAGCGGCTTCAAGCCCAGCTCTTCGACGTGTTCTTTTGCGATCTTCCCAGGGTAGTTCAACTTCTCGAGGGCGGCGCAGAGGGCCTCGGGGTAGCCGCCTGTGATGTATATCAAGTCCTCGGCGGCGTCAGGCTCAGTCGCTTGGCCGAACGTTGCGAGAAACTCCAGCAGCTCCGCCTTGCTCATCGGCGGCATAACGTAGGCCCCAACCCTCCCAGCCACCTCCATCACCTCTGCAAGCGGACCTGTGGCCACCGCAAAGGCGCCGCACCTGACGGCCTTCTCAACCTCTGCAGGTGAGACTTCCACCACGGCGTAGGAGCCGCATTTTAAACCCTCGCCAACCTCCACCCCCGCGATGTTGGCTAGTCTCTTCGCCGTCGTTGAAACGCCGGATCTCCTCGGCCCTAGCAACGCGCCGGGCCTCCTCTGCTCTAGATCTGCCAGCACTGCCCGGTCAACGGGCCTGGGCCAGTAGCTACACTCCATACACCTCCCTAATCAGCTCTCTCCCAACTCCACACACAGGACACACGCCCCTCTTCTTGGGATACACCGTGCCGCAGTTGGGGCACTGCTCCACCTCGAATAGGTAGGTCTCCACGGGCTCTCCCCCCTCCACGAGCTTGATCGCGCCTTCTGGACAAGCCTCGGCGCAGAGGCCGCACTCCGCGCATTTGTAGCCGTCTACCTTTAGCATAACCTCGTCCTCGTCTACCTCAATGGCTTGTATTGGACACACGCCGGCGCATAGGAAGCATGCCGTGCACTTCTCCACGTCGATAGCCGGCCTCCTGGGGCTGACCAAGCCCAGCTCCACCGCTTTCTCTCTGTCGTAGGAGATACGCCGGGGCGGGCCCCTCTTCACCTCAAGTAAGTCGCCGCCGGCGAGCTTGGCGAGGCCCCTCCGGAGGAGCATCCTTCTGCCTACGTCGCCGCCGCGGCCTCTGATAACCCTAATTTTTAGACCCGCCTTCACCGCCTTCTCAAGCTCCTCTAGCCCCCTACCCCTGAGGCTACAGTCGTCGCATCTGGCGTCTACCGTAACCTCGCCGTATTTCTCCACCAGCCTCAGGTAGTCCTCCGCCCTTAGGCCGTTTATACAGACCCCGCCCTCTCTACAGCTGATGTAGGGCCCCAGCTGGGCTGTGAAGACGCCGGTGGGACATGCCGACATGCAGACGCCGCAACCGACGCAGAGGCTTGGCTCGGCCTTCACAAACCTCCCCTCGACGTAGAGCGCGCCCGCGGGACACACGTCAACGCATTTTCTACAGCTTGCGCCTGTCCAGAAGCCCCTGACGCACCTGCCGAAGTCAGCGTAGATTTTCATAGTCCTCAAGTAGGAACTTCACGACGAGATCCCCCACCGCCGAGTAGAAGGGCGTAGAGGCGGCCTCCCTAATGGCTATCCCGGCGAGAGGCCCCCACCTAAGTAGGTGCCGTTCTAGGAACTGGAGGGCCTCGGCGGTCTTACCCTCCTCTAGGAGTATTCCAACGAAGGCCAGCTCTAGGCCTAGGTGATCTCCGCACCGCACCCTAGCCTCCCTGAGGTCGGGCTCGTAGCCCATCTTCCTGTAGAACCTCACCACCTCGCTTGAAAGATCCGTGCATAGCAGTCCAGAGGGGTCCCTGAAGACGGACTCATAGGGGTGGACATACTGGATGAAGGTCTTTGTGTAGTCAACCCTCAGCCTGAGGTAGGCCTCTTCCCTCTTCAGCTCGCCCAACATAGCGCTTCTATAGGGCTCTGGAAGCTCGGCGGCGACCTTCTCCACCTGTGGTAGCTCGGCGGGCTCAAGCTCCTTGAGGACAAGCCTGCTTAAAAAGAAGTACATCCCGGCGCTAGACACCGTATCCAGGGCGCGGAGAAATTTGAGGCTTACTACACCTATGCGGTGTAGTAAAAACTTAAAAAACGCCGGTAGAGTAGTTCGTGGAAAATCTTCTTTCTCGATTTAGAGAGGCGTGGAAAGGCCTTATTCCCCCCCTCACGGACAACCAGAGGGCTATTTTAGAATACTGTCTTTCTAGATACCCCTCCTCCTGTAGTCCCTACGAGGTGTATAAGAATACGCCACTACAGGTATCTTCGGTCTATAAGGGATTTAGATGGCTGGTGGGCAATAGACTAGTTCTCCCGCTTTCAGTGAAATACATCGCCAACGTCAAAGCCGCCATAGCGCTTCTCTTCCACGGCAATACCTTGGCGTTGCCCTACGTGGCTAAGATATGGGGTCTGTCAGCCCCTCCTCTCTCCATCCTCGCGTGGCTTATAATCCTAGGCGCGTCGCTTTCTAAGCTCGGTTTTGATCTAAGGTCGGCCTACATTTGTTCACCCCACGGAGCCGCCGCGTACATCTCAGAGCATATCCGCGGAGGATTTAGGTCGCTTAGCGACACTCTCGGCATAGAAAAAGAGATTCTGGTGAAATCTTATGAAGCTCACCTCGAAATTATGAAGCCTTATATGTTTAGAAGAGGCAACGTAGAGATCTTCATAAGAGTTCGAAATGGGAATGTTGATATAATTGCGGCTAGATGTCCCAGGTGGAGGACGTGTTCCCACGAGTTTCCCGACGAATGTCCAGAGACGAGGAAAATCGTCTATGCTTCCGCTCCACGTTAAGGGGGCGGGGGTTAGGAACCTCCTACGCCACTTCCCGCCGCTGGCCTACCTCGTCTTGGTGGAGTTCGAGGGAGGCGACGCGTCCGACGAGGCGGAGGCCATGGGCCTGCCGCGGGAGCTGGGGAGCTACGTGAGACAAGCCGTAGAGCGGCTTGAACGGGAGCTGTTGGCCGAGGTCCTAAGCCGGCTGAGCCAAGACCAGCAGTTCCTCAACGGCCTCCACCAGTGGATCTCACAGGCCGTAATCGGGAGGGAGGAGCTGTGGGGCCCCGCATCGCTCTACATCAAGCACCTCTACTGGGAGGCTGAGGAGGGGCCCTACAGCCGCTGTATGGAGGCCGAGGAGCTCGAGGCCTACCTTGCGATGGCTCAGGGCCGGCCGGAGCAACTGAGGGCCGCCGGCCTCGTCTACTGGAGGTACGACCCAACCCTCTCGAGGCATCTCTACTGCTCCCCCCGATGGTACAGCGCCGTCTTCCAGCGGATCTCCGCCGCGGTTAGGGAGGAGCTGGGAGGTGAGGCCTACGCCTACGTAATGAGCTTTGTGGAGAGGCTCTTCTGGAACCCCAGGGGCTACGCCTACTTCAGATCCGCCGTCTTTAAAGACACGCCTGTGGTGCCCTACGACGAGTTTGTGGGCGACGCCGCGACGCTCCCCGGCGTCTTCGACGGCCGGAGGCTCAACCCCACCTACAGAGAAGCCGCCAAGAAGGCGATCTTCCAAGTGGAGCGCATAGACGCGGCGGCTCAGCTAGACGAGGAATTCGGCGTGTATGTAGACGGCGGAGAGGTGGTGGCCCCCACGGTGGAGGCTGTGGGCCACAAGATGCTGGCGAAGTACCGGGGCAAGAGGGTGGTAGCCCTCGCCAAATTCGACATAGAGATACCCAAGCTCAAGCCCAAGCTGGAGATCTACGGCGTAGAGATAAAGCCACGCCGCCACTACCTCAAAACAACAGCCCCCTCAGAACCCCCCTAAAGACGCCAACCCCACCCCCAAGAGCCGCCGCGCCCAACACGGTAGCCCAACTCGCCGAAGACCCCCCTCCACAACGCCGCCGAAAGCTCTAGCCCCCACCCTATGCGGCCACGCCCGCCACGCCAAGGCGAATC
This genomic interval carries:
- a CDS encoding sulfurtransferase FdhD — protein: MYKEVGGIKIAVDAEVEVYVNGERSAVFITAPVDLEALAYGYLYSEGYIDDLSQAGLKIEGRRIWAEVSRGRAAAVSTYTEDCGVAPLVKFKKGVEVPLDVAVDLAREFAKYTVWHVEPELAMHTSALYVDGVWLVVHDTSRHSGVVKLVGRYLMEGLVGQRKIGFTTGRVSADIVNRLASIGVSAIVSLRGPLYSGVEAACKLGIPLVANVKTRGFTPLCPSTI
- a CDS encoding cytochrome b/b6 domain-containing protein; translation: MRPLIKTEGGKEYVLRFKPATQIAHLFLLVGMTISFITGLPMFFKFGEVNIFEGLGAALGLPAPHTSSQLISILHDWVGPILMLIGVLIVLAASDKRAGLREITKFGEALRVFKEVAEYRLGRRKEYPPTPFYHPFQVMWVWGVILGLLLLGVSGLFLVVEKWFYMQILPPWWRGFMSLLHIFGAFIFYVALPIHFIMSIFPTNWPMLKSQLLAKGYVPIEWWMAHHKAYVEEVKKRGGP
- a CDS encoding 4Fe-4S dicluster domain-containing protein, translating into MKIYADFGRCVRGFWTGASCRKCVDVCPAGALYVEGRFVKAEPSLCVGCGVCMSACPTGVFTAQLGPYISCREGGVCINGLRAEDYLRLVEKYGEVTVDARCDDCSLRGRGLEELEKAVKAGLKIRVIRGRGGDVGRRMLLRRGLAKLAGGDLLEVKRGPPRRISYDREKAVELGLVSPRRPAIDVEKCTACFLCAGVCPIQAIEVDEDEVMLKVDGYKCAECGLCAEACPEGAIKLVEGGEPVETYLFEVEQCPNCGTVYPKKRGVCPVCGVGRELIREVYGV
- a CDS encoding 4Fe-4S dicluster domain-containing protein yields the protein MPKLAMATIEDLCMLCWACVAACKQEFDVPLGKWRLFITEHYAGEYPNVVGYILHLPQCNHCENAPCVNSCPTGALRHNPETGIVQLDKDLCIGCRACTRACPYNAVYIDPRTNKADKCTFCEHLVYSGLLPACVAACPTGARIFGDIEDPNSLIGKLYREGRIKPVGKVAEVVKPRLFFAPFGAERPINTDAGAFKKVVTAEASNRALVDTVVDLSTWNPNADPALQPGAHPEWSPEPNALGLWKQYRPTKDPSTAELSNAVRDTRQALVYAAIALLVIAGAGAVWTGLIKPAH
- a CDS encoding ATP-binding protein, with the protein product MKLTRRVAAIDGRRCAKCNLCVRTCPTGALKPPRVLYSRCTGCGLCTYTCPRGAIEMATRPSLAAYLLIGVLALAAVSAAGLILLTPYLYPSHAQTLNFTANVTLPTFTPTNATVPTGEEAAGAGSGFG
- a CDS encoding molybdopterin dinucleotide binding domain-containing protein, whose product is MTEAVLSRRDFLKASAAAMAVGIAAGAFVKAQLYSEVEQDQNWWSGATGKFKGYPTLYRVPPTGGVKEVGGSFEVSTPDGLKTISLKWWENWIDWREYDAKAWPKPRERRYFIATGGVCGGCEVSCHFVVWIDKDTRLARKVMVNPLNKSNWGLCVRGQSAAAAAAHPDRIVYILSKIDPKTGKRVGARGDDNFVRVTYDESLEIVSDYYAKAFYEYFVEGNPIGSTRLHWHEGRPLQTGYFTHHPWVKDWEQQHAFGSHTNLCSAGARLGNNLWIAMDRNSPDYYRAKVVVNHGMGHLGDAAHFLMSHGPRLAVARLKGTKIISVREKYFHTELLADYWVTPWPGTEAWLWAAVANVLINELNAVDWEFVRRWWNWDWFLRDRKLLQHLYNMGYIKTLPPDDIYGVTEDGVVYIKDYAKAWDYFQKFLREYFANFTPEYAAWVTRLNAKTPPPDPLSEEEVRNAAALIRAIAKEVAAAGKALSINQWRGPGQTYGGWMLARMFFLLIALTGAVGTVGGTGAASWHNTDFVYYWWQGTLAAQVLKRKLDGPAVWNINMIAPEESAFGSYDPTNTIPFRMYDPEWQEYWRSLGFAVPDRVYVWISRVVNPPATYQAGAQWVRFFANPEKVELKVHMTQFWNETCYFSDLCISEGHWFERHDPQPAAPGIYAPDRWFSVRWPSYVIFLMRMGWRPKDPHRSALEAHQQIGLGDVISPEEWYLELAWRTIAKTVLMAKKNGKPVEDLLRDKEVDYLGAKVKIPSLADRLAFLIDVNRGKRYAAQLGIPPEQLPEKLIRDLYDGKITYEQFVNDIRKQVVPTMWDMYNWAVYAYSPTVVKFSKDKGLEPVEALELYQFVIHDTNVYAEKTYLKKVPREQVARVDPITKLAYDKAGGIAGVEIDGEIYLGFNVLGTVTHTLKLEWYNPAMAEQELREVSIPIIPLEADLKKAIAGDLGTVQKLINAKLHFVIPIHDFWARIPGLTTGVDPRKGEFDFVANSRFLYQGENSRVQQMWYSFELWPSLYLWMNPIDAQLLGLKTGDAVRVRFLIQALNDLEVSSMVTKVWVTPRVREGVVVLLHGAYRWRPAWWNHSRVLEVAGSYPTSAVFQTVDIKVDGAGLVDKIRAGDFNWKRLKWTKVADPAPLTEEELGKIAITKLYKERGMPYWDLAKYVWWKETGTTYDFVLPQTNDPIAWTNLWHFKVKIEKADPKEYGSMEFDFEAAKAAFDFFYKLLTHGSRGKLAQGIYSLWSQRWGGLRLEFPRILGIIRGEVLCPKPGAPGCARPDLVRMRRTFLWGLGIGPKPAKSAYYWPPKVPDLRELP